From Aneurinibacillus sp. REN35, a single genomic window includes:
- a CDS encoding TAXI family TRAP transporter solute-binding subunit, whose translation MKQQSLFAITATLLLLATVGCSLTETKQEISSPVSHYPAHSTDSRTPVLQDRIITIATGDISGVYFPLGQALAGIYERSSSAITGTRITKASIENTQLVAQKKAELGFSTTDALLLVNQQSSAEAKQEHSNLRTITGLYSNYIHIVATRQSGIRSFKDLNGKRIGVGPIGSGTELTTERILQAANLTRYDLKKHYFSFSQSSQALRDGIIDAAFFSSGLPNPDITSLAKDIPLILIPIPESVMKTLEQQSPYYSRKIIPGKTYAGLTDNIQTVAVKNVLLTYSDLPKETVYNLTRDFYEHLPEMYDAHPAAREIKMEDAEQGVYLPLHPGAAQYFDEQRKKK comes from the coding sequence ATGAAGCAGCAGTCTCTTTTTGCCATCACAGCCACCTTGCTTCTTCTAGCTACCGTTGGCTGCTCGCTTACGGAAACCAAGCAGGAAATCTCTTCTCCTGTTTCACACTACCCAGCACATTCAACAGATTCTAGGACACCCGTTCTGCAGGATAGGATCATAACTATCGCGACAGGCGATATATCAGGTGTATACTTTCCGCTCGGACAAGCTCTTGCCGGTATTTATGAACGATCCAGCAGCGCCATTACAGGAACACGTATCACAAAGGCATCCATCGAGAACACCCAACTTGTGGCACAAAAAAAAGCGGAGCTAGGTTTCTCTACCACGGATGCTCTTCTCTTGGTTAATCAGCAGAGCAGCGCCGAAGCAAAACAAGAACACTCAAACCTACGGACGATTACTGGCCTTTATTCTAATTATATCCATATTGTGGCTACTCGTCAGAGCGGCATTCGTTCATTCAAGGATCTAAACGGAAAACGGATTGGTGTTGGTCCTATCGGCAGCGGCACAGAATTAACTACAGAGCGCATCCTACAGGCAGCAAACCTAACGCGTTATGATCTAAAAAAGCATTATTTTTCTTTTTCTCAATCTTCTCAGGCACTTCGAGACGGGATCATTGATGCAGCATTCTTCTCCTCAGGTTTACCGAATCCGGATATTACATCACTAGCTAAGGATATACCTCTTATCCTAATTCCCATTCCGGAGTCAGTGATGAAGACGCTTGAGCAGCAGTCTCCTTATTATTCTAGAAAGATCATTCCTGGGAAAACATATGCCGGCCTTACTGACAACATTCAAACCGTAGCAGTAAAAAACGTACTCTTAACTTATAGCGACCTGCCAAAAGAAACAGTATACAATTTAACCCGTGATTTTTACGAGCATCTCCCTGAGATGTATGATGCTCATCCGGCGGCAAGAGAAATCAAAATGGAAGATGCAGAACAAGGTGTCTATCTTCCGCTACATCCGGGCGCAGCCCAATATTTCGATGAACAGAGAAAGAAGAAATAA